In a genomic window of Gossypium arboreum isolate Shixiya-1 chromosome 7, ASM2569848v2, whole genome shotgun sequence:
- the LOC108457398 gene encoding uncharacterized protein LOC108457398 codes for MAMEMQSGGKMMGFLVILLVLFIEMAAPTTASRNSFSTQILEVQNQLKLLNKPAVKSIKSPDGDIIDCIKLSHQPAFDHPMLKNHKIQMTSNFHPEGVFGENKVASKMKPGSSRNVTQMWHLNGRCPEGTIPIRRTRKDDLLRASSIKAFGKKRHKTIPQPKSADPDLITQSGHQHAIAYVDGDKYYGAKATINVWEPKIQQPNEFSLSQIWILGGSFGEDLNSIEAGWQVSPDLYGDNHTRLFTYWTSDAYQATGCYNLLCSGFIQINNEIAMGASIYPVSSYHDSQYDISLLVWKDPKEGNWWLQFGNSYVLGYWPAFLFSYLSDSASMIEWGGEVVNSESDGQHTSTQMGSGHFPKEGFGKSSYFKNIQIVDGSNNLRVPKDIATFTEQSNCYDVQTGKGGNWGSYFYYGGPGRNANCP; via the exons ATGGCTATGGAGATGCAGAGCGGGGGGAAGATGATGGGGTTCTTGGTTATCTTGTTGGTTTTGTTTATAGAGATGGCAGCACCCACTACTGCTAGCAGAAACAGCTTTTCTACCCAAATTCTTGAGGTTCAAAACCAGTTGAAGCTCTTGAACAAGCCCGCTGTTAAATCTATTAAG AGTCCAGATGGAGATATAATTGACTGCATCAAACTTTCACATCAACCGGCTTTTGACCATCCAATGCTCAAAAACCATAAAATCCAG ATGACCTCAAACTTTCACCCGGAAGGTGTTTTTGGTGAAAACAAAGTTGCTTCAAAGATGAAACCAGGTTCATCAAGGAATGTTACCCAGATGTGGCACTTGAATGGAAGGTGTCCAGAAGGAACTATTCCCATTAGGAGAACTAGAAAAGATGATTTGTTAAGAGCAAGCTCTATCAAAGCCTTTGGTAAAAAAAGGCACAAAACCATCCCTCAACCAAAGTCAGCAGATCCTGACCTCATCACTCAAAGTGGCCATCAG CATGCAATAGCTTATGTGGATGGAGACAAGTACTATGGAGCTAAGGCAACCATTAACGTTTGGGAACCCAAAATACAACAGCCTAATGAATTCAGCTTGTCCCAAATCTGGATCTTGGGTGGTTCTTTTGGTGAAGATCTCAATAGCATTGAAGCAGGCTGGCAG GTTAGCCCAGATTTATATGGAGACAACCACACTAGACTCTTCACTTATTGGACT AGTGATGCATATCAAGCCACTGGTTGCTATAATCTACTTTGCTCAGGCTTCATTCAAATCAACAATGAAATAGCAATGGGTGCAAGCATCTACCCTGTTTCTAGCTATCATGATTCCCAATATgatataagcttacttgtgtggaAG GATCCCAAGGAGGGGAACTGGTGGCTACAATTTGGTAATAGCTATGTGTTGGGTTACTGGCCAGCTTTCCTATTTTCCTACCTATCAGACAGTGCCTCCATGATTGAGTGGGGAGGTGAGGTTGTAAACTCAGAATCAGATGGACAGCATACATCCACACAAATGGGGAGTGGCCATTTCCCCAAAGAAGGGTTTGGCAAATCTAGTTACTTCAAGAATATTCAAATTGTTGATGGCTCCAACAATCTCAGGGTTCCTAAAGACATTGCAACTTTCACTGAGCAATCAAACTGCTATGATGTACAAACTGGAAAAGGTGGCAACTGGGGCAGCTACTTTTACTACGGTGGTCCGGGTCGAAACGCCAACTGCCCTTGA
- the LOC108471911 gene encoding probable LRR receptor-like serine/threonine-protein kinase At5g63710 isoform X1 produces the protein MVSWFCCNFIHGSLAKSVFKGFERLLGPSSSENKAKSSNNEAFPKCQPLKHITIWLLLLFVATSYSSKEPDIEGNALIEFLKVLNNSNGRITDWNDNLVSPCFSWSHVTCRNGNVISLNLASNGFTGTLSPSIKKLKFLVNLELQNNNLSGLLPDFIGEMAHLEILNLANNKFSGSIPENWGQLSKLKNLDLSSNNLTGRVPRNLFLVPRINLNGTHLACGSSLEQACVSTSTFPVSTSRSKIRIVVTSASCGALILLSLGALFVSWYYQAHKSMRDVFVDVIGEDDLKISFGQIRRFSWREIQLATDNFNEGNIIGQGGFGRVYKGVLSDNTKVAVKRLADYYSPGGEDAFQREVQLISVAVHKNLLRLIGFCTTSSERILVYPFMQNLSVAYQLRDLKPGDKGLDWPMRKRIAFGAAHGLEYLHEHCNPKIIHRDLKAANILLDDNFEAVLGDFGLAKLVDTKLTHVTTQVRGTMGHIAPEYLSTGKSSEKTDVFGYGIMLLELVTGQRAIDFARLEEEEDVLLLDHIKKLLRENRVDDIVDGNLKIYDAKEVETIVRVALLCTQSSPEDRPTMAEVVKMLDGVGLAVRWAEWEELEQVRNQEFMLFSHQFTWGEDSTVDQEAIQLSRAR, from the exons ATGGTTTCCTGGTTTTGCTGCAACTTCATCCATGGCAGCCTTGCCAAATCAG TTTTCAAAGGTTTTGAGAGATTGTTGGGTCCATCTTCATCGGAGAATAAAGCAAAAAGCAGTAATAATGAAGCTTTTCCCAAATGCCAGCCTCTAAAGCATATCACAATCTGGCTCCTACTGCTTTTCGTTGCAACCAGTTACTCATCCAAGGAACCTGATATTGAGG GAAATGCTTTGATCGAGTTTCTCAAGGTTCTCAATAATTCCAATGGTCGAATAACTGATTGGAATGATAATCTTGTCAGTCCCTGCTTTAGCTGGTCTCATGTTACCTGTAGGAATGGGAATGTCATATCCTT GAACTTGGCTTCAAATGGATTTACAGGAACTCTTTCGCCTTCAATTAAGAAATTAAAGTTTCTTGTTAACTT GGAATTACAGAACAACAATCTATCTGGTTTGTTGCCAGATTTCATTGGTGAGATGGCGCACTTAGAAATTCTGAATCTTGCAAATAATAAATTCAGTGGTTCTATTCCGGAAAATTGGGGTCAATTATCCAAGTTAAAAAACCT GGATCTTTCATCCAACAACTTAACTGGAAGAGTTCCAAGGAATTTATTCTTAGTTCCAAGAATCAA CTTGAATGGAACACACCTTGCTTGTGGCTCTAGCTTGGAACAAGCTTGTGTTTCAACTTCTACATTCCCTG TTTCAACCAGTAGGTCCAAAATTAGAATTGTCGTAACCTCTGCAAGTTGTGGTGCTCTCATACTTCTATCACTTGGGGCTCTCTTCGTGTCCTGGTATTACCAAGCACACAAATCCATGCGTGATGTTTTTGTTGATGTCATAG GTGAAGATGACCTCAAAATTTCCTTTGGCCAGATAAGGCGATTTTCATGGCGTGAAATccaacttgccactgataatttcAATGAGGGCAACATAATTGGTCAAGGAGGGTTTGGAAGAGTTTATAAAGGTGTCCTCTCTGATAACACAAAGGTTGCTGTGAAACGCCTCGCAGATTATTATAGTCCTGGTGGTGAAGATGCATTCCAGAGGGAAGTCCAGCTCATTAGTGTTGCTGTTCATAAGAATCTTCTACGCCTAATTGGGTTCTGCACAACCTCTTCCGAAAGAATCCTTGTTTATCCTTTCATGCAAAATTTAAGTGTGGCATATCAACTAAGAG atttaaAACCTGGAGACAAGGGCTTGGACTGGCCAATGAGGAAACGTATAGCTTTCGGAGCAGCCCACGGTTTGGAGTATCTACATGAGCATTGCAATCCTAAGATAATACACCGTGATTTAAAAGCTGCAAACATCCTTTTAGATGACAATTTTGAGGCTGTTCTTGGAGATTTCGGGTTAGCAAAGCTTGTTGATACCAAGTTGACTCATGTTACCACTCAAGTACGAGGTACCATGGGTCATATTGCTCCAGAATATTTGTCCACAGGAAAATCTTCTGAAAAGACAGACGTCTTTGGGTATGGTATAATGCTTCTGGAACTTGTTACCGGCCAGCGTGCCATAGATTTTGCTCGTTTAGAAGAGGAAGAGGATGTTCTTCTACTTGACCAT ATTAAAAAGCTGCTGAGAGAAAACAGGGTTGATGACATCGTTGACGGGAACTTAAAGATTTACGATGCAAAAGAAGTTGAGACGATCGTACGAGTCGCACTGCTTTGCACTCAGAGCTCACCCGAAGACCGACCGACGATGGCAGAAGTGGTGAAAATGCTTGATGGAGTGGGTTTGGCAGTGAGATGGGCAGAATGGGAGGAGCTTGAACAAGTGAGGAACCAAGAATTCATGCTGTTCTCACACCAGTTCACTTGGGGTGAGGATTCAACTGTGGACCAAGAAGCTATACAATTGTCCAGAGCCAGGTAA
- the LOC108471911 gene encoding probable LRR receptor-like serine/threonine-protein kinase At5g63710 isoform X2, translated as MVSWFCCNFIHGSLAKSVFKGFERLLGPSSSENKAKSSNNEAFPKCQPLKHITIWLLLLFVATSYSSKEPDIEGNALIEFLKVLNNSNGRITDWNDNLVSPCFSWSHVTCRNGNVISLNLASNGFTGTLSPSIKKLKFLVNLELQNNNLSGLLPDFIGEMAHLEILNLANNKFSGSIPENWGQLSKLKNLDLSSNNLTGRVPRNLFLVPRINLNGTHLACGSSLEQACVSTSTFPVSTSRSKIRIVVTSASCGALILLSLGALFVSWYYQAHKSMRDVFVDVIGEDDLKISFGQIRRFSWREIQLATDNFNEGNIIGQGGFGRVYKGVLSDNTKVAVKRLADYYSPGGEDAFQREVQLISVAVHKNLLRLIGFCTTSSERILVYPFMQNLSVAYQLRDLKPGDKGLDWPMRKRIAFGAAHGLEYLHEHCNPKIIHRDLKAANILLDDNFEAVLGDFGLAKLVDTKLTHVTTQVRGTMGHIAPEYLSTGKSSEKTDVFGYGIMLLELVTGQRAIDFARLEEEEDVLLLDHG; from the exons ATGGTTTCCTGGTTTTGCTGCAACTTCATCCATGGCAGCCTTGCCAAATCAG TTTTCAAAGGTTTTGAGAGATTGTTGGGTCCATCTTCATCGGAGAATAAAGCAAAAAGCAGTAATAATGAAGCTTTTCCCAAATGCCAGCCTCTAAAGCATATCACAATCTGGCTCCTACTGCTTTTCGTTGCAACCAGTTACTCATCCAAGGAACCTGATATTGAGG GAAATGCTTTGATCGAGTTTCTCAAGGTTCTCAATAATTCCAATGGTCGAATAACTGATTGGAATGATAATCTTGTCAGTCCCTGCTTTAGCTGGTCTCATGTTACCTGTAGGAATGGGAATGTCATATCCTT GAACTTGGCTTCAAATGGATTTACAGGAACTCTTTCGCCTTCAATTAAGAAATTAAAGTTTCTTGTTAACTT GGAATTACAGAACAACAATCTATCTGGTTTGTTGCCAGATTTCATTGGTGAGATGGCGCACTTAGAAATTCTGAATCTTGCAAATAATAAATTCAGTGGTTCTATTCCGGAAAATTGGGGTCAATTATCCAAGTTAAAAAACCT GGATCTTTCATCCAACAACTTAACTGGAAGAGTTCCAAGGAATTTATTCTTAGTTCCAAGAATCAA CTTGAATGGAACACACCTTGCTTGTGGCTCTAGCTTGGAACAAGCTTGTGTTTCAACTTCTACATTCCCTG TTTCAACCAGTAGGTCCAAAATTAGAATTGTCGTAACCTCTGCAAGTTGTGGTGCTCTCATACTTCTATCACTTGGGGCTCTCTTCGTGTCCTGGTATTACCAAGCACACAAATCCATGCGTGATGTTTTTGTTGATGTCATAG GTGAAGATGACCTCAAAATTTCCTTTGGCCAGATAAGGCGATTTTCATGGCGTGAAATccaacttgccactgataatttcAATGAGGGCAACATAATTGGTCAAGGAGGGTTTGGAAGAGTTTATAAAGGTGTCCTCTCTGATAACACAAAGGTTGCTGTGAAACGCCTCGCAGATTATTATAGTCCTGGTGGTGAAGATGCATTCCAGAGGGAAGTCCAGCTCATTAGTGTTGCTGTTCATAAGAATCTTCTACGCCTAATTGGGTTCTGCACAACCTCTTCCGAAAGAATCCTTGTTTATCCTTTCATGCAAAATTTAAGTGTGGCATATCAACTAAGAG atttaaAACCTGGAGACAAGGGCTTGGACTGGCCAATGAGGAAACGTATAGCTTTCGGAGCAGCCCACGGTTTGGAGTATCTACATGAGCATTGCAATCCTAAGATAATACACCGTGATTTAAAAGCTGCAAACATCCTTTTAGATGACAATTTTGAGGCTGTTCTTGGAGATTTCGGGTTAGCAAAGCTTGTTGATACCAAGTTGACTCATGTTACCACTCAAGTACGAGGTACCATGGGTCATATTGCTCCAGAATATTTGTCCACAGGAAAATCTTCTGAAAAGACAGACGTCTTTGGGTATGGTATAATGCTTCTGGAACTTGTTACCGGCCAGCGTGCCATAGATTTTGCTCGTTTAGAAGAGGAAGAGGATGTTCTTCTACTTGACCAT GGTTGA